Proteins encoded within one genomic window of Couchioplanes caeruleus:
- a CDS encoding carbohydrate-binding protein: MPRHSAPLKHAWIRPRLLVTLAVASAGLATAIWLPTRNDSADASEWRNNTIRTIASLEEFSDEFRGREGSTVDPQKWFLNTASTGNGLTFSQSTRNARLDGDGNLVIVARDSDRNGLTSAQLVSRSLFRRASGQIEAKIKVPDGDGLRPAFALFGANRTNPAAVNLLTDPIEDGEFHTYALAWTPDSVTLSRDGEVLQQTAAPQNGTDQLFRLSLSLFVTDAREADLPARMTVDFVRLGALPATPEPSAPPATPSSPAPATTAPAESPTTVPPTTPPVEESTAPPATTEPPAAPPTTSAPAAAAAPAWKAFTDYKVGDVVKFKGADYRVLEAHTSLPGWEPTTLVSLFKKV; encoded by the coding sequence GTGCCGCGACACAGCGCGCCACTGAAGCATGCCTGGATACGCCCCCGGCTCCTGGTCACCCTGGCCGTGGCGAGCGCCGGCCTGGCCACCGCGATCTGGCTGCCCACCCGCAACGACAGTGCGGACGCGTCGGAGTGGCGCAACAACACCATCCGGACCATCGCCTCCCTCGAGGAGTTCTCGGACGAATTCCGCGGCCGCGAGGGCAGCACCGTCGACCCGCAGAAGTGGTTCCTGAACACCGCCAGCACCGGCAACGGCCTGACGTTCAGCCAGAGCACTCGCAACGCGCGGCTCGACGGCGACGGCAACCTGGTCATCGTGGCCCGCGACAGCGACCGCAACGGCCTCACCTCGGCCCAGCTCGTCAGCCGGAGCCTGTTCCGCCGCGCCTCCGGGCAGATCGAAGCCAAGATCAAGGTTCCGGACGGCGACGGCCTGCGCCCCGCGTTCGCGCTCTTCGGCGCCAATCGCACCAACCCCGCCGCGGTCAACCTGCTCACCGACCCGATCGAGGACGGCGAGTTCCACACCTACGCGCTCGCCTGGACGCCGGATTCGGTCACCCTGTCGCGCGACGGTGAGGTGCTCCAGCAGACGGCGGCGCCGCAGAACGGGACGGACCAGTTGTTCCGGCTGAGCCTGAGCCTGTTCGTCACCGACGCCCGCGAGGCGGACCTACCGGCGCGGATGACCGTGGACTTCGTGCGCCTGGGCGCCTTGCCCGCGACCCCGGAGCCCTCGGCCCCGCCCGCCACGCCGTCTTCTCCCGCTCCGGCGACCACCGCACCGGCGGAGAGCCCGACGACCGTCCCGCCGACCACTCCGCCGGTGGAGGAGTCGACGGCTCCTCCGGCCACGACGGAGCCGCCCGCGGCGCCGCCGACGACGTCCGCTCCCGCCGCCGCGGCCGCGCCGGCATGGAAGGCGTTCACCGACTACAAGGTGGGCGACGTCGTCAAGTTCAAGGGTGCGGACTACCGGGTGCTCGAGGCGCACACCTCGCTGCCGGGTTGGGAGCCGACCACTTTGGTGAGCCTCTTCAAAAAAGTCTGA
- the macS gene encoding MacS family sensor histidine kinase yields the protein MTETSGLQTPLWRAIAVYRIAALVYVGILVVRNVGAYERPLFAWPVLALTAAWTVFTTYAYAVPARRKPPLLVADLVVTMGVMASSAVIVGPEALKDGRPTLAVAWHVAPVIAWAVAGGRRWGIAAALAMGATDLVVRNHYDQAAFTGTVLMLLAALAVGYLVGIAEISQQRLERAIQLEAATRERERLARDIHDSVLQVLALVKRRGAGLDGEAGELARLAGEQEVALRTLVTGRIPDLADDHADVDLMTLLDPYASATVSVAAPAGAVRLPSRTATEVAAAVSAALDNVRTHCAPGTKVWVLVEDEPESVTVSVRDDGCGIAPERLDEAESQGRLGVAQSIRGRVGDLGGTVRIVSAPGQGTEVELTVPRPSLG from the coding sequence ATGACGGAGACCAGTGGGCTGCAGACGCCTCTGTGGCGGGCGATCGCCGTGTACCGGATCGCCGCCCTGGTCTACGTCGGCATCCTCGTCGTGCGCAACGTCGGCGCGTACGAACGGCCGCTCTTCGCCTGGCCGGTGCTCGCCCTGACCGCGGCCTGGACGGTCTTCACCACGTACGCGTACGCGGTGCCGGCCCGCCGCAAGCCGCCGCTGCTCGTGGCCGACCTGGTCGTCACCATGGGGGTGATGGCCTCCAGCGCCGTGATCGTCGGACCGGAGGCGCTCAAGGACGGCCGCCCCACCCTGGCGGTCGCCTGGCACGTCGCCCCGGTCATCGCCTGGGCCGTCGCCGGCGGCCGGCGCTGGGGCATCGCCGCGGCGCTCGCGATGGGCGCCACGGACCTCGTCGTGCGCAACCACTACGACCAGGCAGCGTTCACCGGCACGGTGCTGATGCTGCTCGCCGCCCTCGCCGTCGGCTACCTGGTCGGCATCGCCGAGATCTCCCAGCAGCGGCTCGAACGCGCCATTCAGCTCGAAGCCGCCACCCGGGAGCGGGAACGCCTGGCCCGCGACATCCACGACTCGGTGCTGCAGGTTCTCGCCCTCGTCAAGCGGCGCGGCGCGGGCCTCGACGGGGAGGCCGGCGAGCTGGCCCGGCTCGCCGGCGAGCAGGAGGTCGCGCTGCGCACCCTCGTCACCGGCCGGATCCCCGACCTCGCCGACGACCACGCCGACGTCGATCTGATGACGTTGCTCGACCCGTACGCGTCGGCCACGGTGTCGGTGGCCGCGCCCGCCGGCGCGGTCCGCCTGCCGTCCCGGACCGCCACCGAGGTCGCGGCCGCCGTGTCGGCGGCGCTGGACAACGTGAGGACGCACTGCGCGCCCGGGACGAAGGTGTGGGTCCTGGTGGAGGACGAGCCGGAGTCGGTGACCGTCAGCGTCCGCGACGACGGGTGCGGCATCGCGCCGGAGCGGCTCGACGAGGCGGAGTCCCAGGGGCGGCTCGGGGTCGCCCAGTCGATCCGGGGACGCGTCGGCGACCTCGGCGGGACCGTACGCATCGTCTCCGCGCCGGGTCAGGGCACCGAGGTCGAGCTGACCGTGCCCCGGCCATCGCTAGGCTGA
- a CDS encoding response regulator: MVVDDHPMWRDGVARDLAAAGYDVVATTGEGRQAVRIAGAARPDVVVLDLQLPDVSGVEVINGLLEAVPGVRVLMLSASGEQQSVLDAVKAGASGYLLKSAAQAEFLDAVARTAAGDTVFTPGLAGLVLGEFRRLAVEPAGDDAMAPKLTERETEVLRLVAKGLSYRQIAERLVLSHRTVQNHVQNTLGKLQLHNRVELTRYAIEKGLD, encoded by the coding sequence ATGGTGGTGGACGACCACCCGATGTGGCGCGACGGCGTGGCCCGCGACCTCGCGGCGGCGGGTTACGACGTGGTCGCGACCACCGGCGAGGGACGCCAGGCCGTGCGCATCGCGGGCGCGGCCCGTCCGGACGTGGTGGTCCTCGACCTTCAGCTCCCGGACGTCTCCGGGGTGGAGGTCATCAACGGCCTGCTCGAGGCCGTTCCGGGGGTCCGGGTGCTGATGCTGTCGGCCAGCGGGGAGCAGCAGAGCGTGCTCGACGCGGTGAAGGCGGGAGCCTCCGGCTATCTGCTGAAGTCGGCGGCGCAGGCCGAGTTCCTGGACGCGGTGGCGCGGACGGCGGCCGGGGACACCGTCTTCACGCCGGGGCTGGCGGGCCTGGTCCTGGGGGAGTTCCGGCGGCTGGCGGTGGAGCCCGCGGGAGACGACGCGATGGCGCCGAAGCTGACCGAGCGGGAGACCGAGGTGCTGCGGCTGGTGGCCAAGGGCCTGTCCTATCGGCAGATCGCGGAGCGTTTGGTGCTCAGCCATCGCACGGTGCAGAACCATGTGCAGAACACGCTCGGAAAGCTGCAACTCCATAATCGGGTGGAATTGACCCGCTATGCCATTGAAAAGGGCCTGGATTAA
- a CDS encoding DUF5709 domain-containing protein translates to MRDDDFPTAVSDPEASGLPETADDDSNAYDAVDSPRWADGPDPAALAGVGPGGSNHFGETAQEQREGESLDRRLRQEEPDFGAQDPPQPESYAETVDDPEQRRLAADVWGESPTSDPHSAISLYDDGQLDDDVPRPVGRLVEPDAGSGFDDEPDSIAQDAGMAGGGPTAEEAAMHETNAPTYH, encoded by the coding sequence ATGCGAGACGACGACTTTCCCACCGCGGTCTCCGACCCGGAGGCTTCCGGCCTGCCCGAGACCGCGGATGACGATTCGAACGCGTACGACGCCGTGGACAGCCCCCGGTGGGCCGACGGACCCGACCCGGCCGCGCTGGCGGGTGTGGGACCGGGCGGCTCCAACCACTTCGGCGAGACGGCGCAGGAGCAGCGCGAGGGCGAGTCGCTCGACCGCCGCCTGCGACAGGAGGAGCCCGACTTCGGCGCGCAGGACCCGCCCCAGCCGGAGTCGTACGCCGAGACCGTCGACGACCCGGAGCAGCGGCGCCTGGCCGCGGACGTCTGGGGCGAGAGCCCGACGTCGGACCCGCACTCCGCGATCTCCCTGTACGACGACGGCCAGCTCGACGACGACGTACCGCGACCGGTGGGCCGCCTCGTGGAACCGGACGCGGGCTCCGGCTTCGACGACGAGCCGGACAGCATCGCCCAGGACGCGGGCATGGCCGGCGGCGGCCCCACGGCGGAGGAAGCCGCCATGCACGAGACGAACGCCCCGACCTACCACTGA
- a CDS encoding ATP-binding protein — protein sequence MPSEVRHLVDGGQTYPVVRLSGVLDADSAPAVGEALLDVLAGQPEALVVDVRDLTVGQPEAVTVLRDVARMTADWPGAHVVICAAGDTRDWHGSGLPIWPDPQEAFTALGRPAPENFLSIDLEPVVGAARRSRELVTEACARWELPDLAGAACIVVTEMVNNVVAHARTDMTVLLALQGDAMSVAVRDRSPVVPRFTGGPVPVTSYGGRGLLLIDSMASRWGSLALAGGKVVWASLDEDESLECEGPQGGDVQTTGMAGHTRG from the coding sequence ATGCCGAGCGAGGTCCGACACCTGGTGGACGGCGGGCAGACCTATCCGGTCGTCCGACTGTCCGGGGTGCTCGACGCCGACTCCGCCCCCGCCGTGGGCGAGGCACTGCTCGACGTGCTCGCCGGGCAACCCGAGGCGCTCGTCGTCGACGTGCGCGACCTGACCGTCGGCCAGCCCGAGGCGGTCACCGTGCTGCGCGACGTCGCCCGCATGACGGCCGACTGGCCCGGCGCCCACGTCGTGATCTGCGCGGCCGGCGACACCCGCGACTGGCACGGCTCGGGCCTGCCGATCTGGCCGGACCCCCAGGAGGCGTTCACGGCGCTCGGCCGCCCCGCCCCGGAGAACTTCCTCTCCATCGACCTGGAACCGGTCGTGGGCGCCGCCCGGCGGTCCCGGGAGCTGGTCACCGAGGCGTGCGCCCGCTGGGAGCTGCCCGACCTGGCCGGGGCGGCGTGCATCGTCGTCACCGAGATGGTCAACAACGTGGTGGCGCACGCGCGGACGGATATGACAGTCCTGCTGGCGCTGCAGGGCGACGCCATGAGCGTGGCGGTGCGCGACCGGTCCCCGGTCGTGCCCCGCTTCACCGGCGGCCCGGTCCCGGTGACCTCGTACGGCGGCCGCGGCCTGTTGCTGATCGACTCGATGGCGAGCCGCTGGGGCAGCCTCGCCCTGGCCGGCGGCAAGGTCGTGTGGGCGTCCCTCGACGAGGACGAGTCCCTGGAGTGCGAGGGCCCGCAGGGAGGCGATGTGCAGACCACAGGCATGGCTGGCCACACCCGGGGGTAA
- the hisN gene encoding histidinol-phosphatase translates to MASYADDLALAHLLADTADSISMARFRALDLHVESKPDLTPVSDADTAVEQAIRSTLARARPRDGVIGEEFGSGTAPAGAGNRHWVIDPIDGTKNFIRGVPVWGTLIALMEGERPVAGLVSAPALGRRWWGALGHGAYAGKHQHAATRLSVSAVGKLGDASFCYSSLPSWEEGGYLEPMLGLMRDCWRSRAYGDFYGYMLLAEGALDVMVEPELSLWDVAALIPIVTEAGGSFTDLAGHRAPGDGSSIASNGHLHEEILERLARGRA, encoded by the coding sequence ATGGCTTCGTACGCCGACGACCTCGCCCTGGCCCACCTCCTGGCCGACACCGCCGACTCGATCTCCATGGCCCGGTTTCGGGCCCTCGACCTGCATGTGGAGTCCAAGCCGGACCTTACCCCTGTCTCGGACGCCGACACCGCCGTCGAGCAGGCGATCCGGTCGACGCTGGCGCGGGCCCGGCCGCGCGACGGCGTGATCGGCGAGGAGTTCGGCAGCGGCACCGCGCCGGCCGGCGCGGGCAACCGGCACTGGGTCATCGACCCGATCGACGGCACCAAGAACTTCATCCGCGGCGTCCCGGTCTGGGGCACGCTCATCGCGCTCATGGAGGGCGAGCGGCCGGTCGCGGGGCTCGTGTCCGCGCCCGCGCTGGGCCGCCGCTGGTGGGGCGCGCTCGGCCACGGCGCCTACGCAGGCAAGCACCAGCACGCCGCCACCCGGCTGTCCGTCTCCGCGGTCGGCAAGCTCGGCGACGCCAGCTTCTGCTACTCCAGCCTGCCGAGCTGGGAGGAGGGCGGATACCTCGAGCCGATGCTCGGGCTGATGCGCGACTGCTGGCGCAGCCGGGCGTACGGGGACTTCTACGGCTACATGCTGCTCGCCGAGGGCGCCCTCGACGTCATGGTCGAGCCGGAGCTGTCGCTGTGGGACGTGGCCGCGCTGATACCCATCGTCACCGAGGCCGGGGGCAGCTTCACCGATCTGGCCGGGCACCGCGCGCCCGGCGACGGCAGCTCCATCGCGTCCAACGGCCACCTGCACGAGGAGATCCTCGAGCGGCTGGCTCGCGGCCGGGCCTGA
- the rsgA gene encoding ribosome small subunit-dependent GTPase A, whose protein sequence is MGRPGDRELKLPARKREYDEDDVRVRPGRSSRPRTRTRPKHEDAVGALVITVDRGRYGCVREDSDSEDEIVTAMRARELGRKSVVVGDRVALVGDVSGTPGALARIVRIAERTSVLRRTADDDDTTPEGRLERVVVANADQLVIVSALADPPPRTGFIDRCLVAAYDADVEPLLCLTKADLAGPAPVLDYYAELDLPYVLVEPDSDLSELREHLADRISVLVGHSGVGKSTLVNRLVPDALRAVGVVSAVGKGRHTSTSAVALRLPRVKKKGDPGWIIDTPGIRSFGLAHVSAESLLHGFPDLVEGTVDCPPNCGHTAADVDCTLDAWVATGKADARRLASYRRLLSSRAGELDVRDQPE, encoded by the coding sequence CTGGGCCGGCCTGGTGACAGGGAGCTGAAGCTGCCGGCACGCAAGCGGGAGTACGACGAGGATGACGTCCGGGTCCGTCCGGGCCGGTCGTCGCGCCCGCGCACCCGGACCCGCCCCAAGCACGAGGACGCCGTCGGCGCGCTGGTGATCACCGTCGACCGGGGCCGCTACGGCTGTGTCCGCGAGGACTCGGACAGCGAGGACGAGATCGTCACCGCGATGCGCGCCCGCGAGCTGGGCCGCAAGTCCGTCGTGGTGGGCGACCGGGTGGCACTGGTCGGCGACGTCTCCGGCACGCCGGGGGCGCTGGCCCGCATCGTGCGCATCGCCGAACGCACCTCCGTGCTGCGCCGCACGGCCGACGACGACGACACCACGCCCGAGGGCCGGCTCGAGCGGGTCGTCGTGGCCAACGCCGACCAGCTCGTGATCGTCAGCGCGCTGGCCGATCCGCCGCCGCGCACGGGGTTCATCGACCGGTGCCTGGTGGCCGCGTACGACGCCGACGTCGAACCGCTGCTGTGCCTGACCAAGGCCGACCTCGCCGGGCCCGCGCCGGTGCTGGACTACTACGCCGAGCTGGATCTGCCGTACGTGCTGGTCGAGCCGGACAGCGACCTGAGCGAGCTGCGCGAGCACCTCGCCGACCGCATCTCGGTGCTGGTCGGTCACTCCGGCGTCGGGAAGTCGACGCTGGTGAACCGCCTGGTCCCGGACGCCCTGCGGGCGGTCGGCGTGGTCAGCGCGGTGGGCAAGGGGCGGCACACCTCGACCAGCGCCGTGGCGCTGCGCCTGCCCCGGGTCAAGAAGAAGGGCGACCCCGGCTGGATCATCGACACGCCCGGGATCCGCAGCTTCGGACTGGCGCACGTGAGCGCGGAGAGCCTGTTGCACGGCTTTCCCGACCTGGTCGAGGGGACGGTCGACTGCCCGCCCAACTGCGGGCACACGGCCGCGGACGTCGACTGCACGCTGGACGCCTGGGTGGCGACCGGCAAGGCGGACGCGCGCCGGCTCGCGTCGTACCGCCGGCTTCTCAGCAGCCGTGCCGGGGAACTGGACGTGCGCGACCAGCCCGAGTGA